From Pseudomonas hefeiensis, one genomic window encodes:
- a CDS encoding 2OG-Fe(II) oxygenase, with protein MSPTAHCPSLAQRINNIDWPSLEQNLEQDGSAIIRNLLTARQCRMLSGLYAEPGFFRSRVIMARHGFGRGEYQYFRYPLPDAVQQLRQSLYPALVPLANRWNECLGIEVRYPNEHPAFIQRCHAAGQRRPTPLLLQYGPQDYNCLHQDLYGEHVFPLQVAILLSEPGQDFSGGEFVLTEQRPRMQSRAQVIDLKQGDALVFAVHQRPVKGVRGYYRVNLRHGVSRVHSGSRHTLGIIFHDAQ; from the coding sequence ATGTCTCCCACTGCGCACTGCCCCTCACTCGCCCAACGAATAAACAACATCGACTGGCCGTCCCTGGAACAAAACCTCGAGCAGGACGGCAGCGCAATCATCCGTAACCTGCTTACGGCCAGGCAATGCAGGATGCTCAGTGGCCTATACGCTGAACCCGGCTTTTTCCGTTCGAGGGTAATCATGGCCCGCCATGGATTCGGGCGCGGCGAATATCAGTACTTTCGTTATCCGCTGCCCGATGCGGTCCAGCAACTGCGTCAGTCGTTGTACCCGGCGCTGGTGCCCCTGGCCAATCGCTGGAATGAATGCCTGGGAATTGAGGTGCGATATCCCAACGAGCACCCGGCTTTCATTCAACGCTGTCACGCCGCCGGGCAACGGCGTCCTACGCCGTTGTTGCTGCAATACGGTCCGCAGGACTACAACTGCCTGCATCAGGATCTGTACGGCGAGCATGTATTCCCGTTGCAGGTGGCGATTCTGCTGTCGGAACCGGGCCAGGACTTTAGCGGCGGCGAGTTCGTTCTCACTGAGCAGCGCCCGCGCATGCAGTCACGTGCGCAGGTTATCGATCTGAAACAGGGCGATGCGCTGGTGTTTGCCGTGCATCAACGGCCGGTCAAAGGCGTTCGCGGTTATTATCGAGTGAATTTGCGCCATGGCGTCAGCCGCGTACACAGCGGCAGCCGGCATACACTTGGAATCATTTTTCATGATGCGCAGTGA
- the ada gene encoding bifunctional DNA-binding transcriptional regulator/O6-methylguanine-DNA methyltransferase Ada: MNSTSNTLTAELDPRWAAVLARDPRADGQFVYGVKTTGIYCHPSSLSRLPNPRNVEFFDTPEQAQAAGYRPSKRVARDQTQIAAQQAARVAAACRQIEAAEELPGLNELAQSAGLSPFHFHRVFKAVTGLTPKGYAAAHRSRKVRDRLSDGGSITEALYDAGFNSNSRFYEAADKVLGMKPADYRAAGQNTDIRFAVGQCSLGAILVAQSERGVCAILLGDDPDALVRDLQDKFRRANLIGADREFEQLIAQVVGFIEAPALGLDLPLDLQGTAFQERVWQALRDIPPGSTASYAEIAQRIGMPKAVRAVAQACGANSLAVAIPCHRVVRSDGNLSGYRWGVERKRQLLALERSSAD, from the coding sequence ATGAACAGCACTTCGAACACCCTTACCGCTGAACTGGACCCTCGCTGGGCTGCCGTGCTCGCCCGGGATCCGCGCGCCGACGGGCAATTCGTCTATGGCGTGAAAACCACCGGCATCTATTGCCACCCCAGCAGCCTGTCGCGCCTGCCCAACCCGCGTAACGTGGAATTTTTCGACACGCCGGAACAGGCCCAGGCGGCGGGTTATCGTCCTAGCAAGCGGGTGGCCAGGGACCAGACCCAGATCGCCGCCCAACAAGCGGCCCGGGTCGCGGCCGCCTGTCGGCAGATCGAGGCCGCCGAAGAACTGCCTGGGCTCAATGAACTGGCGCAAAGCGCAGGCTTGAGTCCCTTCCATTTCCACCGGGTGTTCAAGGCCGTCACCGGTCTGACACCCAAGGGTTATGCCGCCGCCCACCGCTCACGCAAGGTGCGCGACCGCCTGAGCGATGGTGGATCGATCACCGAAGCGCTGTACGACGCCGGCTTCAACTCCAACAGTCGCTTCTATGAAGCCGCCGACAAAGTGCTGGGCATGAAACCCGCCGATTACCGCGCCGCCGGGCAGAACACCGATATCCGCTTCGCCGTCGGCCAATGTTCCCTGGGGGCGATTTTGGTGGCGCAAAGCGAACGTGGTGTGTGCGCGATCCTGCTGGGCGACGATCCGGACGCGCTGGTGCGCGACCTGCAAGACAAATTCCGCCGCGCCAACCTGATCGGTGCTGACCGCGAATTCGAGCAGTTGATCGCCCAGGTGGTGGGTTTTATCGAAGCACCGGCCCTGGGCCTGGACCTGCCACTGGACCTGCAAGGCACGGCGTTCCAGGAACGGGTCTGGCAGGCCCTGCGGGATATTCCGCCGGGCAGCACCGCCAGCTACGCCGAGATCGCCCAGCGCATCGGCATGCCCAAGGCCGTGCGCGCCGTGGCCCAGGCCTGCGGCGCCAACAGCCTGGCGGTGGCGATCCCCTGCCACCGGGTGGTGCGCAGCGACGGCAACCTGTCGGGTTATCGCTGGGGCGTGGAGCGTAAACGTCAGTTGCTGGCGCTGGAACGCTCGTCCGCGGACTGA
- the modA gene encoding molybdate ABC transporter substrate-binding protein — MHLIRLAPLLLTTLFTVGAVQADEVQVAVASNFTAPIQAIAAGFEQDTGHKLVAAYGATGQFYTQIKNGAPFEVFLAADDTTPARLEREGDTVKGSRFTYAVGTLALWSAKDGYVDSQGQVLKGNGFQHLSIANPKAAPYGLAATQVLDKLGLTGQVKGKIVEGQNITQAYQFVSTGNAELGFVALSQVYKDGKVASGSAWIVPAELHDPIKQDAVILEKGRNNAAASAFMDYLRGPKATAIIQAYGYQR; from the coding sequence ATGCACCTCATCCGCCTCGCGCCGCTGCTGCTGACCACACTCTTTACCGTTGGCGCCGTCCAGGCCGATGAAGTGCAGGTGGCCGTGGCGTCCAATTTCACCGCGCCGATCCAGGCCATCGCCGCCGGTTTTGAGCAAGACACCGGCCACAAACTGGTGGCGGCCTATGGCGCGACCGGGCAGTTTTATACCCAGATCAAGAACGGCGCACCGTTCGAAGTCTTCCTCGCCGCCGACGACACCACCCCGGCCAGGCTCGAACGAGAAGGCGACACGGTAAAGGGTTCGCGCTTCACCTACGCGGTCGGCACGCTGGCGCTGTGGTCGGCCAAGGACGGTTATGTCGACAGCCAGGGCCAAGTGCTCAAGGGCAACGGTTTCCAGCACCTGTCCATCGCCAACCCGAAAGCCGCGCCCTATGGTTTGGCCGCGACCCAGGTGCTGGATAAGCTGGGGTTGACCGGGCAAGTCAAAGGCAAGATCGTCGAAGGCCAGAACATCACCCAGGCCTATCAGTTCGTTTCCACCGGCAACGCAGAACTCGGTTTCGTGGCCTTGTCCCAGGTCTACAAGGACGGCAAGGTGGCCAGCGGCTCGGCATGGATCGTCCCCGCCGAACTGCATGACCCGATCAAACAGGACGCGGTGATCCTCGAAAAAGGGCGAAACAACGCCGCAGCCTCGGCATTCATGGATTACCTAAGAGGCCCGAAAGCCACCGCCATCATCCAAGCCTACGGTTATCAACGCTAA
- the ahpC gene encoding alkyl hydroperoxide reductase subunit C, with translation MPIINSQVKPFNATAFKNGEFVQISDADLKGKWSVVFFYPADFTFVCPTELEDLADNYAEFKKLGVEIYSVSTDTHFAHAAWHNTSPAIGKIQYTMIGDPTHVISRNFDVLIEEVGLADRGTFVINPEGQIKIVEINDGGVGRDASELLRKVKAAQYVAAHPGEVCPAKWKEGEATLAPSLDLVGKI, from the coding sequence ATGCCTATCATCAACAGCCAAGTTAAACCGTTCAACGCTACCGCTTTCAAAAACGGCGAATTCGTCCAGATTTCGGACGCCGACCTGAAAGGCAAGTGGTCCGTGGTGTTCTTCTACCCGGCCGACTTCACCTTCGTTTGCCCAACCGAGCTGGAAGACCTGGCCGACAACTACGCTGAATTCAAGAAGCTGGGTGTCGAAATCTACAGCGTCTCCACCGACACTCACTTTGCTCACGCTGCCTGGCACAACACCTCGCCAGCCATTGGCAAAATCCAGTACACCATGATTGGCGACCCGACCCACGTCATCTCTCGCAACTTCGACGTGCTGATCGAAGAAGTTGGCCTGGCTGACCGCGGTACTTTCGTGATCAACCCTGAAGGTCAGATCAAGATCGTTGAAATCAACGACGGCGGTGTAGGCCGTGACGCTTCCGAGCTGCTGCGCAAGGTCAAGGCTGCTCAATACGTTGCTGCTCACCCGGGCGAAGTCTGCCCGGCCAAGTGGAAGGAAGGCGAGGCTACTCTGGCTCCGTCCCTGGACCTGGTTGGCAAGATCTAA
- the alkB gene encoding DNA oxidative demethylase AlkB: MMRSDNPPITLDLFADQTPTTPGLTEQIGEQAFVLRGFALPWLERLLPALEAVLLAAPFRQMVTPGGFTMSVALSSCGALGWTTDRSGYRYTAHDPQTGLPWPDMPKVFRELAQAAARQAHFEHFEPDACLINRYLPGARMSLHQDKNERCLSAPIVSMSLGLPAVFQFGGFERSDKSLRVPLFHGDIVVWGGVDRMRFHGVLPLKEGQHPKLGVQRINLTFRTAG; encoded by the coding sequence ATGATGCGCAGTGATAACCCCCCTATCACGCTGGACCTGTTCGCCGACCAGACGCCGACGACACCCGGCCTGACCGAACAGATCGGCGAGCAGGCGTTTGTGTTACGCGGTTTCGCTCTGCCCTGGCTCGAACGTTTGCTGCCGGCCCTGGAAGCGGTGTTGCTGGCCGCGCCGTTCCGGCAGATGGTCACGCCTGGCGGTTTTACCATGTCGGTGGCCTTAAGCAGTTGCGGCGCCCTGGGCTGGACCACCGACCGCAGCGGCTATCGCTACACGGCCCACGACCCACAGACCGGCCTGCCCTGGCCCGACATGCCAAAGGTGTTCCGCGAACTGGCCCAGGCCGCCGCCCGGCAGGCACACTTCGAACACTTCGAGCCCGACGCCTGCCTGATCAACCGTTACCTGCCCGGCGCGCGGATGTCGCTGCATCAGGACAAGAACGAACGTTGCCTCAGCGCCCCCATCGTCTCGATGTCCCTGGGCTTGCCGGCGGTGTTTCAGTTCGGCGGATTCGAGCGCAGTGACAAGAGCCTTCGTGTTCCGTTGTTTCATGGCGATATCGTGGTCTGGGGCGGCGTGGACCGAATGCGTTTTCACGGTGTGCTGCCGCTCAAGGAAGGCCAGCATCCGAAGCTGGGCGTCCAGCGGATCAACCTGACATTTCGCACCGCCGGATGA
- the galU gene encoding UTP--glucose-1-phosphate uridylyltransferase GalU, which produces MIKKCLFPAAGYGTRFLPATKAMPKEMLPVVNKPLIQYGVEEALAAGLTEISIVTGRGKRALEDHFDISYELENQIKGTDKEKYLVGIRKLLDECSFSYTRQTEMKGLGHAILTGRPLIGDEPFAVVLADDLCVNLEGDGVLTQMVKLYKQFRCSIVAIQEVDPQETNKYGVIAGEMIRDDIYRVHSMVEKPKPEDAPSNLAIIGRYILTPDIFDLIEQTEPGKGGEIQITDALMKQAQNGCVMAYKFKGKRFDCGGAEGYIDATNFCFENFYKTGKAY; this is translated from the coding sequence ATGATCAAGAAATGCTTGTTCCCAGCAGCCGGTTACGGTACTCGCTTCCTGCCAGCGACTAAAGCCATGCCCAAAGAAATGCTGCCGGTGGTGAACAAGCCACTGATCCAGTACGGCGTCGAAGAGGCCCTTGCTGCGGGCCTGACGGAAATCTCCATCGTCACCGGCCGTGGCAAGCGCGCCCTGGAAGACCATTTCGACATCAGCTACGAGCTGGAAAACCAGATCAAGGGCACCGACAAAGAGAAGTACCTGGTCGGCATCCGCAAACTGCTGGACGAATGTTCGTTCTCCTACACCCGTCAGACCGAAATGAAAGGCCTGGGCCACGCGATCCTGACCGGTCGCCCGCTGATCGGTGACGAACCCTTCGCCGTGGTCCTGGCGGACGACCTGTGCGTCAACCTCGAAGGCGATGGCGTGTTGACCCAGATGGTCAAGCTGTACAAACAGTTCCGCTGCTCCATCGTGGCGATCCAGGAAGTCGATCCGCAGGAAACCAACAAGTACGGTGTGATCGCTGGCGAAATGATTCGCGACGACATCTACCGCGTCCACAGCATGGTTGAAAAACCAAAGCCTGAAGATGCGCCGTCGAACCTGGCGATCATCGGCCGCTACATCCTGACCCCGGACATCTTCGACCTGATCGAACAGACCGAGCCAGGCAAGGGTGGTGAAATCCAGATCACCGACGCCCTGATGAAGCAGGCCCAGAACGGCTGCGTCATGGCCTACAAATTCAAAGGCAAGCGTTTCGACTGCGGTGGCGCCGAAGGCTACATCGACGCGACCAACTTCTGCTTCGAGAATTTCTACAAGACGGGTAAGGCGTACTGA
- a CDS encoding DUF1883 domain-containing protein produces MKFIHQREHLNEDDIVVIECSQMCNIRLMNDANFRSFKNGGRHTYHGGAFDTFPARITAPSTGFWNITIDTVNRRAISVTRKPTLTHKIKIIRRSSSKLS; encoded by the coding sequence ATGAAATTCATACACCAGCGCGAGCACCTCAACGAAGACGATATCGTCGTCATCGAATGCTCCCAAATGTGCAACATCCGTTTGATGAACGACGCCAACTTCCGCAGCTTCAAGAACGGCGGCCGGCACACTTATCACGGCGGCGCGTTCGACACGTTCCCGGCCAGGATCACCGCACCAAGTACCGGTTTCTGGAACATCACCATCGACACCGTCAACCGCCGTGCCATCAGCGTCACGCGCAAGCCGACCCTGACCCACAAGATCAAAATCATCCGGCGTTCCAGCTCGAAACTGAGCTGA
- a CDS encoding NAD(P)H-dependent flavin oxidoreductase, which yields MSQWPDTRILDLLGIDLPIIQGPMAGVTGPAMVIAACNAGGLGSMPAAMLDVEQLRQALTTISEQTDKPFNVNFFCHQPPVLDEQRAEAWKQHLKPYYEELGADFDAPTPVSNRTPFDDAACQVLEQMRPEVVSFHFGLPEKSLLDRVKATGAKVLSSATTVEEAIWLEQHGCDAIIAMGYEAGGHRGMFLSDDLNSQVGLFALLPQVVDAVSVPVIAAGGIGDARGIVAAFALGASAVQLGSAYLFTPEAKISAAHHRALRTAKESQTAVTNLFTGRPARGIVNRVMREIGPMTPMTPAFPLAGGALMPLRAKDEADFSNLWAGQGFPLGRELSTAELTRHLAEETLAQLNGRGRS from the coding sequence ATGAGCCAGTGGCCAGACACTCGCATTCTTGACCTGCTCGGCATCGATCTGCCCATCATCCAGGGGCCGATGGCCGGGGTGACGGGCCCGGCCATGGTGATCGCCGCCTGCAATGCCGGCGGACTGGGTTCGATGCCGGCGGCGATGCTGGATGTCGAGCAACTGCGTCAGGCGCTGACGACAATCAGCGAACAGACCGACAAGCCGTTCAACGTGAATTTTTTCTGTCACCAGCCACCCGTGCTCGATGAACAACGCGCCGAGGCCTGGAAGCAACACCTCAAGCCCTACTACGAAGAACTGGGCGCCGACTTCGACGCACCGACACCAGTGTCCAACCGCACGCCGTTCGATGATGCGGCCTGCCAGGTGCTGGAGCAGATGCGTCCTGAAGTGGTCAGCTTCCACTTCGGCCTGCCGGAAAAGTCCCTGCTGGACCGGGTGAAAGCCACCGGCGCTAAAGTCCTGTCGTCAGCCACCACTGTCGAGGAGGCCATCTGGCTGGAACAGCACGGGTGCGACGCGATCATCGCCATGGGCTATGAAGCCGGCGGCCATCGCGGGATGTTCCTCAGTGACGACCTCAACTCCCAGGTCGGCCTGTTTGCCTTGCTGCCACAGGTGGTGGATGCGGTGAGCGTGCCGGTGATCGCTGCGGGCGGTATTGGCGATGCACGGGGTATCGTTGCGGCGTTTGCTCTGGGTGCATCGGCGGTGCAACTGGGCAGCGCTTATCTGTTTACGCCCGAGGCCAAGATCAGCGCGGCCCATCACCGGGCGCTACGCACGGCCAAGGAAAGTCAAACTGCTGTCACCAACCTGTTCACCGGCCGCCCGGCCCGAGGCATCGTCAACCGGGTGATGCGCGAGATCGGGCCGATGACTCCCATGACACCGGCGTTCCCCCTGGCGGGCGGCGCGTTGATGCCGTTGCGGGCCAAGGATGAAGCGGACTTCAGCAACCTCTGGGCCGGCCAGGGGTTTCCCTTGGGCCGGGAGCTGTCCACCGCCGAGCTGACCCGGCATTTGGCCGAAGAGACGCTGGCCCAACTGAACGGCCGTGGGCGGTCCTGA
- the modC gene encoding molybdenum ABC transporter ATP-binding protein, which yields MIQARFQLDHGDFSLDLDVQLPGRGVTALYGQSGSGKTTCLRGIAGLERPARGFIEVNGEVWQDSERGVFVPPHQRALGYVFQEASLFAHLSVQANLAFGLKRIAPAQRRVDMSQATELLGIGHLLERQPHNLSGGERQRVGIARALLTSPRLLLMDEPLAALDTRRKNEILPYLQRLHDELDIPVLYVSHSQDEVARLADHIVLLDAGRVLASGPIGETLARLDLPLALGDDAGVVVQGKVSGYDAAYQLLSLTLPDSLLNVRVAHTPLAVGQPLRFKVQARDVSLSLTNDAQTSILNRLPVTVVSELAADNAAHVLIRLEAAGTPLLARITRYSRDQLKLHPGQLLWAQIKAVAVLA from the coding sequence ATGATTCAAGCGCGTTTTCAGCTCGACCATGGGGACTTCTCCCTGGACCTGGATGTGCAACTGCCGGGCCGTGGCGTGACCGCGCTGTACGGTCAGTCCGGTTCCGGCAAGACCACCTGCCTGCGCGGCATTGCCGGGCTGGAGCGGCCGGCTCGGGGTTTCATCGAGGTCAACGGCGAAGTCTGGCAGGACAGCGAGCGCGGCGTGTTCGTGCCGCCCCATCAACGGGCGCTGGGCTACGTGTTCCAAGAGGCGAGCCTGTTCGCGCATCTGTCGGTGCAGGCCAACCTGGCATTCGGCCTCAAGCGCATCGCGCCAGCGCAACGACGGGTGGACATGAGCCAAGCGACCGAGCTGCTGGGCATCGGTCACTTGCTGGAGCGGCAGCCACACAACCTGTCCGGCGGCGAACGCCAGCGGGTCGGCATCGCTCGAGCCCTGTTGACCAGCCCGCGACTGCTGCTGATGGACGAGCCGCTGGCCGCCCTGGATACCCGGCGCAAGAACGAAATCCTGCCCTACCTGCAACGCCTGCACGATGAGCTGGACATCCCGGTGCTGTACGTCAGCCACTCGCAGGACGAAGTGGCGCGCCTGGCCGACCACATCGTGCTGCTGGACGCCGGTCGTGTGCTGGCCAGCGGCCCGATCGGCGAAACACTGGCGCGACTCGACCTGCCGCTGGCGTTGGGGGATGACGCGGGCGTGGTGGTCCAGGGCAAGGTCAGCGGTTATGACGCTGCCTATCAATTGCTGTCCCTGACCCTGCCCGACAGCCTCTTGAACGTGCGTGTCGCCCACACGCCTCTGGCCGTCGGACAGCCACTGCGCTTCAAGGTCCAGGCCCGTGACGTCAGCCTCAGCCTGACAAACGATGCCCAGACCAGCATCCTCAACCGTTTGCCCGTCACCGTGGTCAGCGAACTGGCCGCGGACAACGCCGCCCATGTGCTGATTCGGCTGGAGGCTGCCGGCACCCCGCTGTTGGCGCGCATCACCCGTTACTCCCGCGATCAGCTCAAGCTTCATCCGGGGCAGTTGCTGTGGGCGCAGATCAAGGCGGTGGCGGTGTTGGCGTAA
- the gorA gene encoding glutathione-disulfide reductase: MAYDFDLYVIGAGSGGVRAARFAAGFGAKVAVAESRYLGGTCVNVGCVPKKLLVYGAHYAEDLEQASAYGWTAGEASFDWATLIANKDREINRLNGIYRNLLVNSGVVLHEGHARLTGPHEVEINGQRYTAEHIMIATGGWPVIPDIPGREHAISSNEAFFLKELPKRVIVVGGGYIAVEFAGIFHGMGAQTSLLYRGELFLRGFDGAVRKHLAEELTRRGLDLQFNADIKRIEKLDDGSLKVELKDGRILATDCVFYATGRRPMLDNLGLEHTGVTLDEKGFVKVNEKYETAEPSILAIGDVIGRVQLTPVALAEGMAVARRLFKPEQYRLVDYRMIPTAVFSLPNIGTVGLTEEQAREEGHEVQVFESRFRPMKLTLTDCQERTLMKLVVDARTDKVLGCHMVGPDAGEIVQGLAIALKAGATKRDFDETIGVHPTAAEEFVTMRTPLAS, encoded by the coding sequence ATGGCCTACGATTTTGACTTGTATGTGATTGGCGCCGGTTCCGGCGGTGTGCGTGCTGCGCGGTTCGCGGCCGGTTTCGGAGCCAAGGTGGCCGTGGCGGAGAGCCGCTACCTGGGTGGTACCTGCGTGAACGTGGGTTGTGTACCGAAGAAGCTGCTGGTCTACGGTGCGCATTATGCCGAGGACCTTGAGCAAGCGTCGGCCTATGGCTGGACGGCGGGAGAAGCGAGTTTCGACTGGGCCACGCTGATCGCCAACAAGGATCGGGAAATCAATCGCCTCAACGGGATTTACCGCAACCTGCTGGTCAACAGCGGCGTGGTGTTGCACGAGGGCCACGCCAGGCTGACCGGACCCCATGAGGTCGAGATCAACGGTCAGCGCTACACCGCCGAACACATCATGATCGCCACCGGTGGCTGGCCGGTGATACCGGACATTCCGGGCCGTGAGCACGCCATCAGCTCCAACGAGGCGTTTTTCCTCAAAGAACTGCCCAAGCGCGTCATCGTCGTGGGCGGTGGTTACATTGCCGTGGAGTTCGCCGGAATCTTCCACGGCATGGGCGCGCAGACGTCGTTGCTGTATCGCGGGGAGCTATTCCTGCGCGGTTTTGATGGCGCGGTACGCAAACATCTGGCCGAAGAATTGACCCGTCGTGGCCTGGATCTGCAATTCAACGCTGACATCAAACGCATCGAAAAACTGGACGATGGCAGCCTGAAGGTAGAGCTCAAGGATGGTCGCATACTGGCCACCGATTGCGTCTTCTACGCCACCGGCCGGCGGCCGATGCTCGACAATCTTGGCCTTGAACACACCGGTGTCACGCTGGACGAGAAGGGCTTCGTCAAGGTCAATGAAAAGTACGAGACCGCCGAACCGTCGATCCTGGCCATCGGCGATGTCATCGGTCGCGTACAACTCACGCCCGTTGCCCTGGCTGAAGGCATGGCCGTGGCGCGGCGCCTGTTCAAGCCCGAGCAATATCGCCTGGTGGATTACCGAATGATCCCCACGGCTGTGTTCAGCCTGCCGAATATCGGTACGGTCGGCCTGACCGAAGAACAAGCCAGGGAGGAGGGGCATGAGGTGCAGGTGTTCGAAAGCCGTTTCCGCCCGATGAAACTGACCCTCACCGACTGCCAGGAGCGCACGCTGATGAAGCTGGTGGTGGATGCCCGTACGGACAAAGTGCTGGGCTGCCACATGGTCGGGCCGGATGCGGGGGAAATCGTCCAGGGCCTGGCCATCGCACTCAAGGCTGGCGCCACCAAGCGTGATTTCGACGAGACCATTGGCGTGCATCCGACTGCCGCTGAGGAATTCGTCACGATGCGTACGCCCTTAGCGTCCTGA
- the modB gene encoding molybdate ABC transporter permease subunit has translation MPLTSADYAAIWLTLKLASLTTVILLLIGTPIALWLSRTQSWLRGPVGAVVALPLVLPPTVIGFYLLLALGPNGWIGQFTQAVGLGTLTFSFTGLVIGSVIYSMPFVVQPLQNAFSAIGSRPLEVAATLRAGPWDTFFSVILPLARPGFITAAILGFAHTVGEFGVVLMIGGNIPEKTRVVSVQIYDHVEALEYAQAHWLAAAMLVFSFLVLLALYSSRRTRAGWS, from the coding sequence ATGCCACTGACCAGTGCCGACTACGCCGCCATCTGGCTGACCCTGAAACTGGCGTCGCTGACCACGGTGATCCTGCTGCTGATCGGCACGCCCATCGCCCTGTGGCTGTCACGTACCCAGTCCTGGCTGCGCGGGCCGGTGGGCGCGGTGGTGGCCCTGCCGTTGGTGCTGCCGCCCACGGTGATCGGCTTTTACCTGTTGCTCGCCCTGGGTCCCAACGGCTGGATCGGCCAATTCACCCAGGCCGTCGGGCTGGGTACCCTCACTTTCAGCTTCACCGGACTGGTGATCGGCTCGGTGATCTATTCCATGCCGTTTGTGGTGCAGCCGTTGCAAAACGCATTCTCCGCCATCGGCAGTCGCCCCCTGGAAGTGGCCGCCACCTTGCGGGCCGGTCCTTGGGATACTTTTTTCAGTGTCATCCTGCCGTTGGCTCGCCCCGGTTTCATCACCGCCGCGATCCTCGGCTTCGCCCACACCGTCGGCGAATTCGGCGTGGTGCTGATGATCGGCGGTAATATCCCCGAAAAAACCCGGGTGGTGTCGGTGCAGATTTACGACCATGTCGAAGCCCTGGAATATGCCCAGGCTCATTGGCTGGCGGCGGCGATGCTGGTGTTTTCATTTCTTGTGCTGCTGGCGTTGTATTCCAGCCGTCGAACCCGGGCCGGCTGGAGCTGA
- a CDS encoding GyrI-like domain-containing protein, translating to MDVKLKAVEPFTVAGLQVHTRNADEQQPDTARIGPMWQQFFTEGLFDKIPARQSESFVYGVYSHYESDATGYFDVTAGVQVDATSAGYPAVDIEGGDYLVFSAKGPMPDCVIQTWGLIWAYFADNPQTLRRFATDFEVYSGPDSVAIYIGVQSADERSSASN from the coding sequence ATGGACGTCAAACTCAAGGCAGTCGAACCCTTCACCGTGGCCGGTCTGCAGGTACACACGCGCAACGCTGACGAACAGCAGCCCGACACGGCACGGATCGGCCCGATGTGGCAGCAGTTCTTCACCGAAGGGCTGTTTGACAAGATCCCCGCCAGGCAGTCGGAATCGTTTGTCTACGGGGTCTATTCCCACTATGAATCCGACGCCACCGGGTACTTTGATGTGACGGCCGGGGTGCAGGTGGATGCGACCAGCGCAGGCTATCCCGCCGTGGACATCGAAGGCGGGGATTACCTGGTGTTTTCGGCCAAGGGGCCGATGCCCGATTGCGTGATCCAGACCTGGGGCCTGATCTGGGCATATTTCGCGGATAACCCGCAAACCCTGCGCCGGTTCGCCACCGATTTCGAGGTCTACAGCGGCCCCGATTCGGTGGCGATCTACATCGGCGTTCAGTCCGCGGACGAGCGTTCCAGCGCCAGCAACTGA